A genome region from Sardina pilchardus chromosome 22, fSarPil1.1, whole genome shotgun sequence includes the following:
- the chmp2a gene encoding charged multivesicular body protein 2a, with amino-acid sequence MEFLFGKRKTPEEMLRQNQRALNRAMRDLDRERQRLEQQEKKIIADIKKMAKQGQMDAVKIMAKDLVRTRRYVKKFIMMRANIQAVSLKIQTLKSNNSMAQAMKGVTKAMATMNRQLKLPQIQKIMMDFERQSEIMDMKEEMMNDAIDDAMGDEDDEDESDAIVSQVLDELGLNLSDELSSLPSTGGSLSVASGKKAEPQATLADADADLEERLNNLRRD; translated from the exons ATGGAATTCCTATTTGGGAAAAGGAAAACTCCAGAGGAGATGTTGCGACAGAATCAAAGGGCACTGAATCGAGCAATGAGAGAccttgacagagagagacagagactggaACAGCAGGAGAAAAAAATTATTGCTGACATCAAGAAGATGGCCAAACAAGGACAGATG GATGCAGTCAAAATCATGGCCAAGGACCTCGTTCGCACACGGCGCTACGTCAAGAAATTCATCATGATGAGGGCGAATATCCAAGCAGTCAGCCTTAAAATTCAGACATTAAAATCCAACAACAGCATGGCACAGGCCATGAAGGGGGTGACCAAGGCCATGGCGACGATGAACAGACAG CTGAAACTGCCGCAGATTCAGAAGATCATGATGGACTTTGAACGACAGAGCGAAATCATGGACATGAAGGAGGAAATGATGAACGATGCAATCGACGACGCAATgggtgatgaggatgatgaagatgagag TGATGCCATCGTTTCTCAAGTCTTGGATGAACTGGGCCTTAATCTTTCAGACGAACTCTCAA GTCTGCCTTCTACGGGTGGCAGCTTGTCTGTGGCCAGTGGGAAGAAGGCTGAACCACAGGCAACCCTGGCAGATGCAGATGCCGACCTGGAGGAGAGACTCAACAACCTCAGGAGAGACTGA